The following DNA comes from Desulfurellaceae bacterium.
GTGAATGCCGGTGTCAATCTCCTCGAAGAAATACAGGCCCGATGGGTTCTCGCCGAGCAGCACGGTGAGCATGGCGAGAAAGCGCAGCGTGCCGTCCGAGGCGCTATAGGCCGGCACCTTTCTGCCATTCGCCTCGCACAGCGTGAGATGGACACGGCCGCTGGGATCGACGGGAAACTCGAAGCCCGTCACATCCACCAGTTCCGTCAATTCAACTTCAAGGAGAAACGAGGAGTGCCCGAACCGGATAATCTCCTTCATCGCGCCACGGATCGTCTCCCATTCGATCTGACCGCCAACACCGTATTTCCCGCCCAGAATCTCCGCCAGGGTGTAGCCGCGTCCGATGCCACTCAGGAAGCGGAAGGCGTCGCGGATGTTGCTCTTGCCGCTGGCGTTGGCGCCCACGAGAATTGTGAACGGACCGACGCGCAAGGTCTCGTCGGCAAAATTCTTGAAGTTTTTCAGGCGAACGGATGTAATCATCGGACTTCCCTACACGCGTTCATGGCTCCGAAAGCTCTTGAGACGGACGGCGGGGAGTCGTTTGAGGCGCTGGCTGGTCGGATCGACTTCAATACCTACCGATCCCAAGGCGGTGACGCCGAGCAGTGGCTCCACGTTCGCTTCCCCGAACAGAATCGTCCCGCCGACAATCTCCCCCATGAATTCGATGTCTG
Coding sequences within:
- a CDS encoding AAA family ATPase, with protein sequence MITSVRLKNFKNFADETLRVGPFTILVGANASGKSNIRDAFRFLSGIGRGYTLAEILGGKYGVGGQIEWETIRGAMKEIIRFGHSSFLLEVELTELVDVTGFEFPVDPSGRVHLTLCEANGRKVPAYSASDGTLRFLAMLTVLLGENPSGLYFFEEIDTGIHPARQWLLLELIEKQAAKRGLQVVTTTHSPALLTFVNDSTFEHLSVVCRLEDSQDAIIRPVAELPNAKELRTSKGGLGRLLAEGWMETALAFTEDYDEAEDERSIYDGEWRAEHNSIGEGCPTRP